A genomic segment from Thermodesulfobacteriota bacterium encodes:
- a CDS encoding molybdopterin-dependent oxidoreductase, which translates to MKRDFTRREFIKISGIGLGGLAASGSLLRFASDVLGYGNAYPHKVLRTPTYCEMCTFKCAGWAYRLDGKPWKIIGNENDQHCYGRLCTKGSAGFGAYDDPDRLKTPLIRMQERGKQVFKEVSWDEAFNYIASKLKRIAKEYGPECVALFTHGTGGSFFKTFLQGYGSDNIAAPSYANCRGPREEAYLLTFGDAISTPERTDMSNSKCIVLIGSHIGENTHSSQVYEFGQAIHRGATIITVDPRFSVAASKSKYWLPIKPGTDMALLLAWINVVIEEELYDKEYVKKYTIGFDELRKSVKDDTPEWAYPITTIKPEIIRETAREMARYLPATLIHPGRHVVWYGDDTQRVRAGAILNALLGSWGRRGGFFMPVEPDVPEYPHPQFPKPKRSWRDAFPGKFELANLALSSGICEATIPSARSDCNFKGWIVYGTNLLHALPDRKKTIEAIHNLDLLVVVDILPSEISGWADVVLPECTYLERYDDLRTEWGRESQIALRMPAFQPKYNTKPAWWMAKQLADKMGLGQYFSWKNIEEYLDYRLKKAGTSLREMQEIGVKVLKRETPLYFAKGEEVKFATPSGKIELYSKTLKDYGFDPVPRYVHHEEPPKGYYRLLYGRSPSHSFGRTTNNPLLTQMDPENEIWINTDVSKEWGLKDGQYLRLENQDQVVSNRVKVKVTERIRADCIYMVHGFGHDQKRLKRSYMKGASDTGLITRTKIDPIMGGVGMRANFVTFNV; encoded by the coding sequence ATGAAAAGAGATTTTACCCGTAGAGAATTCATAAAAATCTCGGGTATAGGTTTGGGTGGACTCGCTGCAAGTGGGAGTCTTCTGAGGTTTGCATCTGATGTATTGGGTTATGGAAATGCTTATCCCCATAAGGTTTTGAGAACCCCAACATATTGTGAGATGTGTACTTTTAAATGTGCAGGTTGGGCATACAGGTTAGACGGCAAGCCGTGGAAAATTATTGGCAATGAGAATGATCAGCATTGCTACGGGCGTCTATGCACAAAGGGTTCTGCCGGGTTTGGCGCATATGACGATCCTGACCGTCTCAAAACACCATTAATCAGAATGCAAGAGAGAGGGAAACAGGTTTTCAAAGAGGTAAGCTGGGATGAAGCCTTTAATTATATAGCGTCTAAACTGAAGAGAATAGCGAAAGAATATGGTCCTGAATGTGTTGCTCTATTTACTCATGGTACGGGCGGGAGCTTCTTTAAGACTTTTCTTCAGGGTTACGGCTCAGATAATATAGCAGCCCCTTCCTATGCCAATTGTCGTGGGCCAAGAGAAGAAGCTTATCTTCTCACGTTTGGAGACGCAATCAGTACGCCGGAACGAACCGATATGAGCAACAGTAAATGCATAGTGTTGATAGGCTCCCATATTGGTGAAAATACACATAGTTCTCAGGTTTATGAATTTGGTCAGGCCATTCACAGGGGAGCCACTATAATAACTGTTGACCCCAGATTTTCGGTTGCAGCGAGTAAATCTAAATACTGGCTTCCTATCAAACCGGGCACTGATATGGCCCTTTTATTAGCATGGATCAATGTCGTTATCGAGGAAGAGCTTTATGATAAAGAATATGTGAAGAAATATACAATCGGTTTTGATGAACTGAGAAAATCAGTTAAAGACGACACACCCGAGTGGGCATATCCTATAACAACTATAAAACCGGAGATTATACGAGAGACGGCAAGGGAGATGGCGAGATATCTGCCTGCAACATTGATTCATCCTGGGAGGCATGTTGTCTGGTACGGGGACGATACTCAGCGTGTACGTGCAGGCGCTATTCTCAATGCACTTCTTGGAAGCTGGGGAAGAAGAGGAGGTTTTTTCATGCCGGTAGAACCAGATGTTCCAGAATATCCTCACCCTCAATTTCCGAAACCAAAAAGATCCTGGCGGGATGCTTTCCCTGGGAAATTTGAGCTGGCAAACCTTGCGCTATCTTCCGGTATTTGTGAAGCGACTATCCCTTCTGCCCGCAGTGACTGTAATTTCAAAGGGTGGATTGTATATGGAACCAATTTGCTGCATGCATTACCGGATAGAAAAAAAACAATCGAGGCGATACATAACCTTGACCTTCTGGTTGTTGTCGATATATTGCCTTCTGAAATTTCGGGTTGGGCAGATGTTGTTTTGCCGGAGTGCACGTATCTGGAACGCTACGATGACCTTAGAACAGAATGGGGGCGGGAATCGCAGATAGCTTTGCGAATGCCAGCTTTCCAACCGAAATACAATACAAAACCGGCATGGTGGATGGCGAAGCAATTGGCAGATAAGATGGGACTTGGGCAGTACTTTTCATGGAAAAATATAGAGGAATATCTTGATTACCGCTTAAAAAAAGCTGGTACTTCCTTAAGAGAGATGCAAGAAATTGGGGTTAAGGTTCTAAAAAGGGAAACGCCCCTTTATTTCGCCAAAGGAGAGGAAGTAAAGTTTGCTACACCAAGCGGTAAGATTGAACTCTATTCTAAGACATTGAAGGACTATGGTTTTGATCCCGTGCCAAGGTATGTACACCATGAGGAGCCACCCAAAGGATATTACAGGCTTCTCTACGGTCGATCCCCATCCCATTCATTCGGAAGAACAACGAATAACCCTCTCTTGACCCAGATGGATCCAGAAAATGAGATATGGATTAATACTGACGTGTCAAAGGAATGGGGGTTAAAGGACGGTCAGTATCTCAGGCTCGAAAACCAGGATCAGGTAGTAAGCAACAGAGTCAAAGTAAAGGTGACCGAACGTATCCGGGCAGACTGCATTTATATGGTTCATGGATTTGGTCATGACCAGAAGAGATTGAAACGGTCTTATATGAAAGGGGCAAGTGATACCGGGCTTATTACCAGAACAAAGATCGATCCCATTATGGGAGGAGTAGGTATGAGAGCAAATTTTGTGACATTTAATGTTTAG
- a CDS encoding 4Fe-4S dicluster domain-containing protein produces MKKYAMVIDTKSCVGCGDCVIACKTENLVPEGLHRDWIVEDVSGKFPNLNMEIRSERCNHCSNPPCVTYCPTGASYIKSGSNIVLVNKSKCTGCKACIAACPYDARFIMPEGYVSKCTFCEHRIKKGLVPACASVCPTHSIDFGDVNESVSNVLKLLRKRRYKTLIPEAGTRPNVYYLI; encoded by the coding sequence GTGAAAAAATACGCAATGGTCATTGACACAAAAAGCTGTGTGGGTTGTGGTGACTGTGTTATCGCATGCAAGACTGAGAATCTTGTTCCCGAAGGTCTGCACAGGGATTGGATTGTGGAGGATGTTTCGGGAAAATTCCCTAATCTTAATATGGAAATCCGTTCCGAGAGGTGCAATCATTGCTCGAATCCTCCATGTGTTACCTATTGCCCTACGGGAGCCAGCTATATAAAAAGCGGGTCGAATATTGTACTTGTGAACAAAAGCAAATGTACCGGCTGCAAAGCCTGTATAGCAGCATGTCCCTACGATGCCCGTTTTATAATGCCTGAAGGATATGTGAGCAAGTGTACTTTTTGTGAGCATCGTATAAAAAAAGGGTTGGTCCCGGCGTGTGCGTCTGTATGCCCAACCCATTCTATAGATTTTGGTGATGTAAATGAGTCTGTGAGTAACGTTTTAAAACTATTAAGAAAAAGGAGATACAAAACATTGATCCCTGAAGCAGGAACCAGACCGAATGTCTATTATCTTATTTGA
- the nrfD gene encoding NrfD/PsrC family molybdoenzyme membrane anchor subunit, producing MEVEITTNKMNYLVDPNLHIWGWEVPVYLFLGGVTAGILIVVSFMLLKDKGEKSHVVANRLALLAPVLLSLGILALFVDLEHKLYVWRFYTTFRFTSPMSWGSWILLIVYPISFLLTLTTFRKGFSKASLWIDACIQSKPRIWRYLSAYFWLLGFSEKHRRLIAKIAIPFGILLGIYTGILLSTFGARPFWNSPIMGPIFLVSGVSTAVAMVVLFSKDHEEIEFFTRVDIWLIAGEISLLILFITGMLSSSEQHLKAIQLILGGEMTTYFWVFFFGIGLLLPAFLEFMELKGRKIPGTIAASLVLFGGILLRFIIVEAGQVSTWIGY from the coding sequence ATGGAAGTTGAGATTACCACCAATAAAATGAATTATCTTGTTGATCCAAATCTCCATATATGGGGGTGGGAAGTCCCCGTTTATCTTTTCCTGGGGGGGGTAACAGCAGGGATACTGATTGTTGTTTCTTTTATGTTATTGAAAGACAAAGGAGAGAAATCCCATGTTGTTGCCAATAGGCTGGCGCTTCTTGCACCTGTACTTCTGAGTTTAGGAATACTTGCTCTTTTTGTAGACCTTGAGCATAAATTGTATGTATGGCGATTTTATACGACCTTTCGGTTTACATCCCCCATGTCTTGGGGTTCCTGGATACTGCTCATTGTATATCCGATAAGCTTTTTACTGACACTGACAACATTTAGAAAGGGCTTTTCAAAGGCTTCTTTATGGATTGACGCCTGTATTCAATCGAAGCCCAGGATATGGAGATACCTGAGCGCATATTTCTGGCTTCTCGGTTTTTCTGAAAAACACAGGAGATTGATAGCGAAGATAGCCATTCCTTTTGGTATCCTTCTTGGTATCTATACAGGAATTCTCCTGAGTACTTTTGGTGCACGACCTTTCTGGAACTCTCCAATCATGGGACCTATTTTCCTCGTGTCAGGGGTTTCGACAGCGGTTGCCATGGTTGTGTTATTTTCAAAGGATCATGAAGAAATAGAATTTTTCACAAGGGTAGATATTTGGTTAATCGCAGGTGAAATATCCTTGCTTATATTATTCATCACTGGAATGTTATCTTCTTCAGAACAACATTTAAAGGCAATACAATTGATTTTAGGCGGAGAGATGACCACGTATTTCTGGGTGTTTTTCTTTGGGATTGGTCTTCTTCTCCCTGCCTTTCTTGAGTTTATGGAACTGAAAGGCAGAAAAATCCCCGGCACTATAGCAGCTTCTCTCGTATTGTTTGGAGGGATTTTGCTGAGGTTTATAATCGTTGAGGCAGGACAGGTATCAACATGGATTGGTTATTAA
- a CDS encoding YeeE/YedE thiosulfate transporter family protein: MAGKRYSSPYLAGVGLGLVLLASFFITGHGLGASGSMMSAVVAVEKVFSPEHVNQNEYLAKYGGGDTNPLKDWYVFELVGVLVGGLISGALAGRVKKETNHGPRISKRQRWVFAVIGGVLFGFGARLARGCTSGVALSGGAALSLGAWITMMSIFAGAYALAFVFRKLWI; the protein is encoded by the coding sequence ATGGCAGGCAAAAGATACTCTTCCCCATATCTAGCAGGAGTCGGACTAGGACTGGTTCTTCTGGCTTCATTCTTTATAACAGGGCATGGATTAGGAGCATCTGGTTCTATGATGAGTGCAGTTGTCGCAGTCGAAAAGGTTTTTTCACCTGAACATGTTAACCAGAACGAGTACCTGGCAAAATACGGAGGAGGGGACACAAACCCTTTGAAGGATTGGTATGTATTCGAGCTTGTTGGAGTCCTTGTTGGGGGGCTTATTTCAGGGGCCCTTGCGGGAAGGGTAAAAAAGGAAACGAATCATGGCCCGCGGATAAGTAAAAGACAGCGTTGGGTTTTTGCTGTTATTGGAGGTGTTTTGTTCGGTTTTGGTGCCCGTCTGGCAAGAGGCTGCACAAGTGGAGTAGCCCTTTCGGGTGGAGCGGCACTTTCTCTGGGCGCATGGATTACTATGATGTCAATCTTTGCCGGAGCTTATGCCCTTGCATTTGTCTTCAGAAAATTGTGGATTTAG
- a CDS encoding YeeE/YedE thiosulfate transporter family protein, translating to MFAPLEITHDFRLEISLLIGFLIGIGFGFFLERGGFGNSRKLALQFYFRDLTVFKVMFTAIVTAMTGMIFFNAFGWLDLDSIYINPTYLWPGIIGGLIMGAGFVIGGY from the coding sequence ATGTTTGCGCCATTAGAAATAACACATGATTTTAGGCTGGAGATAAGTTTGTTGATTGGTTTCCTCATAGGCATTGGATTTGGTTTTTTTCTCGAAAGGGGAGGTTTTGGAAATTCGCGCAAGCTTGCACTTCAGTTTTATTTCCGCGACCTTACTGTTTTTAAGGTGATGTTTACAGCTATTGTTACTGCGATGACAGGAATGATTTTTTTTAATGCCTTCGGCTGGCTTGATCTTGATTCGATTTATATCAACCCAACCTATCTCTGGCCAGGGATTATTGGAGGATTAATCATGGGAGCCGGTTTTGTTATAGGGGGATACTGA
- a CDS encoding rhodanese-like domain-containing protein: MKLQGKQIGVLIALILAGIMLFLPYQDSSKYRFDPEVVARSIIEGTDQIGPQTLSEWIIEGRRDFILIDIRSEKEFEKGKIKGAENIPLQKLITKSTIEGLPKDKIIVIYSNGSSHASQAWLVMKTAGIDAYILEGGFNYWSSFILNPAQCSINASDDEVLKYKSQIAVGNYFGGGSPVASTVDDKTKTEKKAIEMPKKTNKKLKGC, translated from the coding sequence ATGAAACTACAAGGGAAACAGATTGGAGTTTTAATAGCCCTGATTTTGGCTGGGATAATGCTTTTTCTTCCTTATCAGGATAGTTCAAAGTATCGGTTTGATCCCGAAGTTGTTGCCAGGAGTATAATTGAAGGTACAGACCAGATAGGTCCTCAGACACTTTCAGAATGGATAATAGAAGGGCGCAGGGATTTTATTTTAATAGATATCAGAAGCGAAAAAGAATTTGAAAAGGGCAAAATAAAGGGCGCAGAAAATATACCATTACAAAAATTAATTACAAAGAGTACTATTGAAGGGTTACCAAAAGACAAGATTATTGTGATTTATTCCAATGGAAGCTCTCATGCAAGTCAGGCATGGCTTGTAATGAAGACTGCGGGCATCGACGCTTATATCCTTGAAGGAGGTTTTAATTATTGGAGCAGTTTTATTTTAAACCCGGCACAATGCTCTATAAACGCTTCAGATGATGAGGTTCTTAAATACAAGTCACAAATAGCCGTGGGTAACTATTTTGGAGGGGGTTCCCCCGTGGCTTCGACCGTAGATGATAAAACAAAGACTGAAAAGAAAGCAATAGAGATGCCGAAAAAAACAAACAAGAAACTGAAAGGGTGCTAA
- a CDS encoding MerR family transcriptional regulator — translation MKTGRAESKKVEKEILSSEPVYTIGIASKKLDISVHSLRQYEREGLIIPFKTSTGRRIYSDLELEKIRCIKEMTQVEGLNFEGMRRMMALIPCHKIRGCSIKVKNSCKAFIDKTLPCWVLRENCSCQLPSCRDCPVYQSFAHCDDIKPLIYEAEKER, via the coding sequence ATGAAAACAGGAAGGGCAGAAAGTAAAAAGGTGGAGAAGGAAATACTATCCAGCGAACCTGTTTATACAATCGGAATTGCCTCAAAGAAACTGGATATTTCAGTTCATTCTCTTCGCCAGTATGAGAGGGAAGGATTGATTATCCCCTTTAAGACATCTACAGGAAGACGGATTTATTCCGATTTAGAGTTGGAAAAAATTCGTTGTATTAAAGAAATGACACAGGTTGAGGGGCTCAACTTTGAGGGAATGCGACGTATGATGGCGCTTATTCCTTGCCATAAGATAAGAGGTTGTTCAATAAAAGTAAAAAATTCGTGCAAGGCTTTTATAGATAAAACACTACCCTGCTGGGTACTAAGAGAAAATTGTTCCTGTCAGCTGCCCTCTTGCAGGGATTGTCCTGTTTATCAAAGTTTTGCTCATTGTGATGATATAAAGCCGTTGATTTATGAAGCGGAAAAGGAAAGATGA
- the truA gene encoding tRNA pseudouridine(38-40) synthase TruA — protein MRNIKLVIEYDGTNYHGWQIQPNAVTIQETIEERLQKITQEEIRLIAAGRTDAGVHAVEQVANFPTNSRLEINNIQRGLNSLLPPDISIKEISEVEQDFHARYSAKSKIYRYVILNQRFPSPLYRNFSWFIPFKLNVKKMKKAVKCLIGKHDFSSFKASGCNSHNPIREVYAISLDKSPKGFIIFEIEANAFLKQMVRNIVGTMVDVGNGKIGGSEFEEILRAKDRKKAGIMAPPQGLFLLKVNY, from the coding sequence ATGCGGAATATCAAGCTTGTTATCGAATACGATGGTACCAACTATCACGGCTGGCAGATTCAGCCCAATGCAGTGACTATACAGGAGACCATCGAGGAAAGGTTACAGAAAATCACCCAGGAAGAAATCAGACTGATTGCAGCAGGGAGAACAGATGCAGGTGTTCATGCCGTAGAACAGGTAGCAAATTTTCCCACCAATTCTCGACTTGAAATAAACAACATACAGAGGGGGCTTAACAGCCTGCTTCCTCCTGATATTTCTATTAAAGAAATTAGTGAGGTAGAACAAGATTTTCATGCCCGATACAGCGCCAAAAGCAAGATATACAGATATGTAATCCTGAACCAGAGGTTTCCTTCTCCCCTATACAGGAATTTCTCCTGGTTTATACCCTTTAAATTGAACGTTAAGAAAATGAAAAAGGCTGTGAAATGCCTCATCGGGAAACACGATTTTTCTTCCTTTAAGGCATCAGGTTGCAACAGCCATAACCCTATCAGAGAGGTTTATGCTATATCCCTTGATAAAAGTCCAAAGGGATTCATAATCTTTGAGATTGAAGCCAATGCCTTTTTGAAACAGATGGTAAGAAATATTGTAGGGACAATGGTCGATGTGGGCAATGGTAAAATCGGGGGAAGTGAATTTGAAGAGATACTTAGAGCTAAAGACAGAAAAAAAGCCGGTATAATGGCCCCTCCCCAGGGATTGTTCCTGCTAAAAGTTAATTACTAG
- a CDS encoding SDR family oxidoreductase, with amino-acid sequence MDLGLAGKNVIVMGGGSNIGRAISMLFAEEKANVLIGDWDEKQAEKTAGDIKNLGVKGIAVKTDVSDWNSVQNTVKKALEEFGSIDILINNAGWAVDRLFVEKPRSEWEKEISINYWGVINGIRAVLDHMIERKQGSIISIGSDAGRMGEYREAVYAGCKGGVIALTKTIARENGRFGIRLNVVCPGLTPGRLEDCGEMSLWKGEEGEVFSPEAQERAKKLYPLRKLGTPEDIANAVVFLASSRAGHITGQTLSVSGGYTMM; translated from the coding sequence ATGGATCTAGGTTTAGCAGGGAAAAATGTTATTGTCATGGGCGGAGGTTCAAATATAGGCAGAGCTATTTCGATGCTGTTTGCAGAGGAAAAGGCAAATGTCCTGATAGGTGATTGGGATGAAAAACAGGCAGAGAAGACAGCTGGAGACATAAAGAACCTTGGCGTTAAAGGTATAGCCGTGAAAACCGATGTTTCTGATTGGAACAGTGTGCAAAATACTGTAAAAAAAGCTTTGGAAGAATTCGGCTCAATAGATATTTTAATCAACAATGCAGGTTGGGCAGTTGACCGGCTCTTTGTGGAAAAACCAAGGAGTGAGTGGGAGAAAGAGATATCTATAAATTACTGGGGCGTTATAAACGGCATAAGGGCCGTTCTTGATCATATGATAGAAAGGAAGCAGGGAAGCATAATCAGTATCGGGTCGGATGCAGGAAGAATGGGAGAGTATAGGGAGGCTGTATATGCTGGGTGCAAGGGCGGAGTAATTGCGCTTACAAAAACTATAGCAAGGGAAAATGGGCGTTTCGGGATTAGGCTTAATGTAGTGTGCCCGGGGCTTACTCCTGGCAGGCTTGAAGATTGCGGTGAAATGAGCCTGTGGAAAGGTGAAGAGGGTGAGGTATTCTCACCTGAGGCTCAAGAAAGAGCTAAAAAGCTATATCCCTTAAGAAAGCTCGGTACGCCTGAAGATATTGCAAACGCAGTTGTTTTTCTTGCTTCCAGCCGTGCAGGTCATATAACGGGCCAGACTTTAAGCGTAAGTGGTGGGTATACGATGATGTAA
- a CDS encoding type II toxin-antitoxin system VapC family toxin, with product MKLAVDSSSFAKRYVQETGSEELEGFLEDASELAFSIVLVPEIMSGLNRRLREHILTIVDYRAVKKQLMDDIRDATVLQITPSVISRSVKLLENNALRALDSLHVACALEWKADLFITSDKRQFMAAKNSGLHAEYIGQPAIGADR from the coding sequence ATGAAGCTTGCAGTTGATTCATCATCGTTTGCCAAAAGATATGTGCAAGAGACTGGTAGTGAAGAACTGGAAGGCTTTTTGGAGGATGCTTCGGAGTTAGCTTTCTCTATTGTTTTAGTGCCTGAAATTATGTCTGGCCTCAACAGGCGGCTAAGAGAGCACATTTTAACTATCGTTGATTATAGGGCTGTAAAAAAGCAACTGATGGATGATATTAGAGATGCAACTGTTTTGCAGATAACCCCTTCAGTAATCTCTCGTTCGGTAAAGCTCTTAGAGAACAATGCGTTACGCGCACTGGACTCTCTTCATGTCGCATGTGCTCTTGAGTGGAAGGCTGACCTGTTTATAACCTCTGACAAAAGACAATTTATGGCTGCAAAAAATTCAGGTCTTCATGCTGAATATATCGGCCAACCAGCCATTGGAGCCGATCGCTAA
- a CDS encoding type II toxin-antitoxin system Phd/YefM family antitoxin → MKSVAFTDFRKKASDLITEVEHGETLILLRHGKPVAEIVPFSEKVQRTPAWKLSGIRLRIQGSDLSSAILEERETTS, encoded by the coding sequence ATGAAAAGCGTCGCATTCACAGATTTCCGCAAAAAGGCTTCAGATTTAATAACTGAAGTGGAGCATGGAGAAACGCTTATTCTTCTTAGGCACGGGAAACCAGTAGCTGAGATAGTCCCTTTTTCTGAAAAAGTACAAAGAACCCCAGCATGGAAACTATCAGGAATCCGTTTGCGTATCCAGGGAAGCGATTTATCTTCGGCTATCTTAGAAGAACGTGAGACGACCTCATGA
- a CDS encoding site-specific DNA-methyltransferase translates to MPDFKFKRNGTKTSSFGAPGRINHDSSEFYSSKMYAGKQPPKRVKFIENNIPPENIDKIYCKSSEVMDELPDYSVHLMITSPPYNVKKEYDKDLSLDDYRALLKAVFKETYKKLVTGGKACINVANLGRKPYIPLHSYIIEDMLEIGYLMRGEIIWDKASSASPSTAWGSWQSAANPVLRDIHEYILIFSKESFSRKRGYKKDTIGKEEFLEWTKSVWTFPAVSARSIGHPAPFPEELPHRLIQLYTFKDDVVLDPFCGSGTACLAALKDKRHYIGYDIEPEYIKLTNQRIRAYSSQGTLFDNERPSRTMNPTGELAQQNIQKPA, encoded by the coding sequence ATGCCAGATTTTAAATTCAAACGCAATGGAACAAAAACGAGTTCCTTCGGAGCTCCAGGGCGGATCAATCACGATTCTTCAGAGTTTTATTCCAGCAAAATGTATGCAGGTAAACAACCTCCTAAACGGGTTAAGTTCATTGAAAACAACATACCCCCTGAAAACATAGACAAAATCTACTGCAAATCAAGTGAAGTTATGGATGAACTACCTGATTACAGTGTCCATTTAATGATCACTTCTCCACCATATAATGTAAAAAAGGAATACGATAAAGATCTTTCCCTCGACGATTACAGAGCATTATTAAAGGCTGTATTCAAAGAGACTTACAAGAAACTTGTAACCGGGGGGAAGGCTTGTATTAATGTGGCTAATCTCGGCAGGAAACCATATATCCCACTCCATAGTTATATCATAGAAGACATGCTTGAAATCGGATATCTGATGAGGGGCGAAATTATCTGGGATAAGGCTTCAAGCGCCAGCCCCTCAACTGCTTGGGGAAGTTGGCAGTCGGCTGCTAATCCTGTATTGAGGGATATACACGAATATATTTTAATTTTTTCAAAGGAATCGTTTTCTAGAAAACGAGGATATAAAAAGGACACTATCGGTAAAGAAGAATTCCTCGAATGGACCAAAAGCGTCTGGACCTTTCCGGCCGTTTCTGCACGCAGTATAGGGCATCCGGCTCCTTTTCCAGAGGAACTACCCCACCGCTTAATCCAGCTCTATACTTTCAAAGACGATGTTGTATTAGACCCTTTTTGTGGTAGCGGAACCGCTTGCCTTGCCGCCTTAAAAGACAAGAGGCACTATATTGGGTATGACATAGAACCTGAATATATAAAACTGACAAATCAAAGGATAAGGGCATATTCAAGCCAAGGGACCTTATTTGATAACGAAAGACCTTCCCGAACCATGAATCCAACTGGTGAGTTGGCACAGCAAAACATTCAAAAACCCGCATAA